The sequence CATCAGCCAGCGCGTCATCATCAGCATGGAACAGGCATACATCGTAATAAGGGAAAGCCGCGTCGCGGTTGCCCATATAGGTATGCAATTGCTCTAACTGCTGCTGGTTATCCAACGTGGTGCTGATGAGCATTTTGCCGTAGTTATCGTAATAAATAGCCTTGCTGTAACCCAATCCGTGCAGATCGGTTAGTGTTTGGGTACCGTGCTCATTCTGCTCTTTCAGGTAAACGGCATCATACTCAAAAAACAAGACCGGTTTATCCTTACGGATCAGATCGAACGCGCCACGCAGGATCTTAAAGTCGAAACCATCGGTATCTACCTTTAATAATTTAACGGTATCGAAGTTATTTTCAACAGCCACATCATCCAGCTTTTTAATAGTGATCTGCTTACCGGCATTAGGGTTTACACGGGCTGTGCCTTCGTTCGATTCGATGGCGCCTTCCTGCACGGTATTTTCTTCACCTAAAAATGTTTCGATGCTTTTGGCTTTGGTAAACTGGACCAGGTTACGTTGCAGCAGTTGAAAGTAGGATGGTTCGCCCTCAATTAAATACACCTGCTGGTTAACATCCACGCTACGCAACAGGGCGATGGTATCGCCAATATTAGCGCCTACGTCTACAATGGCATAGTTAGGGTATTTTACTTCGATGTACTTGGCTATGCGGGGCAGGTTGCGCGAATAATATTTAAAGACTGTAAGATAATCCTGTATCGGGTGCAGGCCATTGGCAAACAGTTTATAATTGCCAACCTGCAATTGAACGGTCTCTTTACCTCTTTTTTTCTTTTTCCACTCTTTAATACGGCGGCGTAAACCCATAATATTATTTTTTAGCTATAGCAGTGTTATTACCTATTATCCATCTAAACCTAGTGCGGTTTATCCCCTTCACCAAAAACAAAGTGACTAAATATACAACCAAAAACCTTGAATACTGGTATACCGCCAAAGATAAGGCCGGCATATCGCCGGGATTCTCCAGGTTAAGGTGGATCAGTATTTCGGGCAGCAGGTTAAACACCATAATGTAATGGATAAGGTAGATGCCGTAGGTAGTTTCACGTGGTTTAAAATATCCGGTCAGGTTAAAATTCCCGATCTTCACCAACAAGGCAAACGAGGCCAGCGAATACAAAATATTGGTAACACGCAGCGTATTAAACGGATCCTGGCTGGTACGATCGAACAGGTAACGGCTTTCGGCAAGGGCCAGCGTTAGGGTAAGCAGGTACAGTAACACAAAGATGAGATAAGGCGTGCTCCTTATTTCACGTTCAAGCGCCTCCCAATGCTTATGCAATTGCGCGCCCAGCCACAGGAAGAATACAAAGCCGAATATGGCCGTGGTATGGATGGGATAGATCCATTCAAAATAAATATTCACGCTGTAAAACAGGGTACAGGCCAGCAGAACCGCGCCCAATTTCCACGAGTATAGCTGCCGTTTAAACATCAGCAATATACCGATACAAATGAGGAAATTGATAATGAACCAATAATTGGAATCGAGGTAAACTACCTTAAGCGTATGCAGCAGATCGGTCCCGAAGTTATACGGATCATGGTAGATGCGCAGGCTCATTATCGCGTTTTTGACCATAATGGCCACCAAAAACACCAACGACCAGATGATCCAGGGTTTAAACGTGCTTTTAAACCGGCGCCCAAGGTATTGCCCGGGTGTATACTCGGCAAACTTATCGCCAAGTAAAAATCCCGCCATCAGAAAGAAGGTAATGGTACCGAATTTAGCTACCTGGATATTAACCGCATAAGCCCAAAAGCCGGCGCCATACGATTTAAAAATATAATCGCCCATGCCGAAGCTGTGATCGGCCACAATGCTCATCATTGCTAAACAACGGATGTCGTCGATAAAGGTATAATTGCGCTTGTGGGGATTATCGTTTACTAAATTCTGCATGTTGTCGGGGGGCAAAAATACGCTTTTCTGCCGATGGGTGTATCAGCTTTGTTCTAAGAGTAGAATTTAACCACAAAGGACACAAAGAGAAAAGCACAAAGAACACAGAGCTTTTAATCAGAAATACTTCGTCTAATAAAAAAAGACCACAAAGCCTGATTGGTTCAAGTCTTTGTGGCCTTTGTGTAATTCTTCTTTGTGTACTTAGTGGTTAGATCACTAATATTAAAAGAACTTAAAGCCCAGCCCTATCTGCCATACCTGGTTACGATATTGCGGCGCGTAGGTGCCGTTGTTGTCGTTATTTTGCAGATCGAGGGTGTAGCGGCCGCGCAATTCAACGTTCGGGTTCAGGTCGATACCTAAACCGATCACGCCGCCCAGTACGCTTTTGTTGTAACCATCCGCATCGCGATTGTAAACCTCTTCTTTGGTGGTCACAAAGCCAGAGCGGTAGGTGTTTGTGGTAGATGTTAAAAACGAGATCTGCGGACCTACTACAAAGTTAAAGCCCGGGGCCAGTTGCAGTTTGGCCAGCAAAGGCACATCAATAAAGTTGCTGCGCTGTGCAAAATCGCCATCAATTGTTTTAGCAGTGTAGCCTTTCTGCGAGAACAGAACTTCACCCTCGAATGCCAATGGTTTAACGATAGGTATGTCCAGGCTACCGCCGATGTTCATACCTACCTTGGTATCAGTATTATAATTAGAGTTGTTAACATTCACCAGGTTAGAGATGTTTACACCGCCGACAATGCCGAATTTCACTTTATAAAAGTCATCACCGCGTTGCACACGATTTTGATTAGCGGCCGGATACCTGCGTGGCGAGGGGTAACGGCGCTGCGCGCTTACTGAACCTGCTACCAGCAGGGCTATAGCTAAAAAGGTTAATTTTTTCATGGTTAAATTAAAATGTGTATTAAATTATTACAGCTATAGAATAGTACTTTGCCTAAAGGTTTATTCTACATCGATATTTTCTACCCAATGACAAACAAATTAGCGGGTTTGTTTTTTTAATTTACCTTTGAGCGTGGTGGCGAATTAACCACAAAGCACACAAAGGGAGAAGCACAAAGGCCACGGAGCCTTGCTATCAGACACCTATACCACTGTATTAAACGATGAATAAATTATTATTAGGCTGCTTATTTTTTATACTGATCGCATTTGATGCTTCAGCGCAAAGGCAGGATTATATTTCTACTATCGACCAGCAAAATCACTGGGTCGATTCGGTGTTTAACAAACTAAGCCGCAGGCGGAAGATACAGCAGTTGCTTTTTGTACGCGCGCATACCAATTTGGGGCTGAAGTACGAGGATTCGGTAGCCAAGGTCATAAAAAAAGAACAGTTGGGCGGCGTGGTATTCTTCCAGGGTGGCCCGGTGCGCCAGGCCGATCTGACCAACCGTTACCAAAAGCTGGTGAAGATACCGATGATCATCACCATGGATGGCGAGTGGGGCCTGGGTATGCGTTTGGATAGCACCATCTCCTATCCTTATCAAATGGCATTGGGCGCTATACAGGATAACAACCTGATCTATAAAATGGGCCAGTACGTAGCTTACGATTTTAAGCGCATGGGCATGCAGATGAACCTGGCACCCGATATGGATGTGAACAATAACCCCAACAACCCGGTCATCAATTACCGCTCGTTCGGCGATAATAAATACAACGTGGCGCAAAAGGGTATCGCTTACGTGCAGGGCATGCAAAACGGTGGCATCCTCACTACGGCCAAACACTTCCCCGGTCATGGCGATACGGATGTGGATTCGCACTTCGATCTGCCGCAGTTAACCTTTAATACTACCAGGTTAGATTCGCTTGAGGAATACCCCTTCCGCGAGGCTATTAAGGCCGGCATCAGCGGGGTGATGGTAGCTCATATGAATATCCCGGCTTTGGATAGCACCAAGAATTTACCCTCTACCCTCTCGCGCCCTATCATTACCGGCGTGTTAAAAGATCAGTTAGGCTTTAAAGGGTTGATCGTATCCGATGCCATGGGCATGAAGGGGGTAGTGAAGTTTTTCCCCAACGGCCAGGCCGATGTTCGCGCCTTTATTGCCGGTAATGATGTGTTGGAACTGTCCGAAAACTCCAGGCGCGCCATGAAGATGATCAAAAAAGCCATCCGCAAGGGCGAGATAGACGAAAAGGAACTGGACGCGCGGGTGAAGAAGATCTTAGCCGCCAAATACTGGGTGGGCTTAAACCAATACCAGCCGGTTAACACCGCCAACCTGGTAGCCGATCTTAATCGCCCCGATGCCCTGGCCCTGCAACAGGAACTGGCCGATAAAGCTGTTACGCTGCTTAAAGGCGATACCATCATCCAAAAGCTTGACCCAGGCAAACGTACAGCGATAGTAAGCATCGGTGCAACTGCCCCTACCGTCTACCAACAGGAACTGGCCAAAACCTTTACCAACAGCAAAATGTACTTTGTAAGCAAGGATGCCCAGGCACCTGATATGAACAGCATCTTGCAAGATTTGAAAGGCTACGATCAGGTCATCATCGGTATACATGATAACCGCCTGCGCCCGGCAAGTAAGCTTGATTTCAGCAATAACGTGAAGCTAATGATAGCCGATCTGGCCGCGTATCCGAACACCGTTATCAGTGTATTTGCTAACCCATATACCATTGCCGGTTTACCGGGGATAGAGAAAAGCGGTGCCTTGTTAGCCTGCTACCAAAAAGAAGCACCAATGCAAAAGGCGGCTGTTAGGATCATCACCAAACAGATCAAAGCTGCCGGCCGGTTATCGGTTAGTGTGAATACTTATTTCCCGAATGGGGCGGGGATAGTGGCGGGTGTAAATCCATAAACGGATATCTCACTTCCTGATCTCAATAACCGTCCCCTGCGCCACCCTATCAAACAGCGTATCCATATCCTTATTTTGCAGGGCGATGCAGCCGGCGGTCCAGTCTTTAGCGTTCACCTTATCGGGTTTGGTACCGTGTACCATAATGCCATTGCCGGCGCTGAGACCCTTTTGCTTAGCGTATTGCTTTTCGTCGGGGTTGGGGTACGATATAAGCATACTTTTATAGTAGGCATCATCGCGGGTATATTTCAAATCTACATCGTAAATACCCTCGGGGGTTTTGCCGTCCTTATCAAACTGCTTTTTGCCAACCGGCTGAAAGCCCAGGTTGATGGGGAGTGTTAACATGCTGACGCCTTTGCGCAGCAATATCATTTTACGCTCGCTCTTCAGGACCAATATCCTGTCGGCCTGGTTAAGGGTATGGGCTATTTGATCAAGCTTCACCTGCCAGCTTTTAACGGTATCGGGCAAAAAGATGCTCCAGCGTCCTGCCCGGTCTACAGCCAGCACATCCTTCTTCAGGGTATCGCGCGCGCCTTCGGTTTTCTGCTGCAGGCGCCAAACACCCTTGTCCTGGTAAATGCATGCCTCCTTATTAAATACCGGTTTAATATACTGGTTAAATTTCAGCGGTGTACCGTTGGCATCGTGCACAATGATGGTGGTATCCAAATTGGCAGGCAGGTGATGCCACAAGCTATCGTTCCATTTTATACCCGTATCCAAATCGGTTACACCGGGGATGACACGGGGCTGCATTTTGTACCATGCGCACAGGCCGATAGTAGCGGCTAACATGAAAAACAGGATGAATACCTTCATTGAATCAAATATAACTAATTAATTAGTTAATGCAAATGGCCGGAGCATTATTTGAATTGCGCACGCGGTTACTCACCCCG comes from Mucilaginibacter mali and encodes:
- a CDS encoding FkbM family methyltransferase, which translates into the protein MGLRRRIKEWKKKKRGKETVQLQVGNYKLFANGLHPIQDYLTVFKYYSRNLPRIAKYIEVKYPNYAIVDVGANIGDTIALLRSVDVNQQVYLIEGEPSYFQLLQRNLVQFTKAKSIETFLGEENTVQEGAIESNEGTARVNPNAGKQITIKKLDDVAVENNFDTVKLLKVDTDGFDFKILRGAFDLIRKDKPVLFFEYDAVYLKEQNEHGTQTLTDLHGLGYSKAIYYDNYGKMLISTTLDNQQQLEQLHTYMGNRDAAFPYYDVCLFHADDDALADEVIAKEMAFYKPQ
- a CDS encoding acyltransferase family protein, with translation MQNLVNDNPHKRNYTFIDDIRCLAMMSIVADHSFGMGDYIFKSYGAGFWAYAVNIQVAKFGTITFFLMAGFLLGDKFAEYTPGQYLGRRFKSTFKPWIIWSLVFLVAIMVKNAIMSLRIYHDPYNFGTDLLHTLKVVYLDSNYWFIINFLICIGILLMFKRQLYSWKLGAVLLACTLFYSVNIYFEWIYPIHTTAIFGFVFFLWLGAQLHKHWEALEREIRSTPYLIFVLLYLLTLTLALAESRYLFDRTSQDPFNTLRVTNILYSLASFALLVKIGNFNLTGYFKPRETTYGIYLIHYIMVFNLLPEILIHLNLENPGDMPALSLAVYQYSRFLVVYLVTLFLVKGINRTRFRWIIGNNTAIAKK
- a CDS encoding porin family protein; amino-acid sequence: MKKLTFLAIALLVAGSVSAQRRYPSPRRYPAANQNRVQRGDDFYKVKFGIVGGVNISNLVNVNNSNYNTDTKVGMNIGGSLDIPIVKPLAFEGEVLFSQKGYTAKTIDGDFAQRSNFIDVPLLAKLQLAPGFNFVVGPQISFLTSTTNTYRSGFVTTKEEVYNRDADGYNKSVLGGVIGLGIDLNPNVELRGRYTLDLQNNDNNGTYAPQYRNQVWQIGLGFKFF
- a CDS encoding glycoside hydrolase family 3 protein; this encodes MNKLLLGCLFFILIAFDASAQRQDYISTIDQQNHWVDSVFNKLSRRRKIQQLLFVRAHTNLGLKYEDSVAKVIKKEQLGGVVFFQGGPVRQADLTNRYQKLVKIPMIITMDGEWGLGMRLDSTISYPYQMALGAIQDNNLIYKMGQYVAYDFKRMGMQMNLAPDMDVNNNPNNPVINYRSFGDNKYNVAQKGIAYVQGMQNGGILTTAKHFPGHGDTDVDSHFDLPQLTFNTTRLDSLEEYPFREAIKAGISGVMVAHMNIPALDSTKNLPSTLSRPIITGVLKDQLGFKGLIVSDAMGMKGVVKFFPNGQADVRAFIAGNDVLELSENSRRAMKMIKKAIRKGEIDEKELDARVKKILAAKYWVGLNQYQPVNTANLVADLNRPDALALQQELADKAVTLLKGDTIIQKLDPGKRTAIVSIGATAPTVYQQELAKTFTNSKMYFVSKDAQAPDMNSILQDLKGYDQVIIGIHDNRLRPASKLDFSNNVKLMIADLAAYPNTVISVFANPYTIAGLPGIEKSGALLACYQKEAPMQKAAVRIITKQIKAAGRLSVSVNTYFPNGAGIVAGVNP
- a CDS encoding L,D-transpeptidase family protein, which codes for MKVFILFFMLAATIGLCAWYKMQPRVIPGVTDLDTGIKWNDSLWHHLPANLDTTIIVHDANGTPLKFNQYIKPVFNKEACIYQDKGVWRLQQKTEGARDTLKKDVLAVDRAGRWSIFLPDTVKSWQVKLDQIAHTLNQADRILVLKSERKMILLRKGVSMLTLPINLGFQPVGKKQFDKDGKTPEGIYDVDLKYTRDDAYYKSMLISYPNPDEKQYAKQKGLSAGNGIMVHGTKPDKVNAKDWTAGCIALQNKDMDTLFDRVAQGTVIEIRK